Proteins from a single region of Starkeya sp. ORNL1:
- a CDS encoding ABC transporter permease subunit — translation MRRTLIRFIAKYSLLLTLAISYLFLYLPIVHIGLAAFSKNFNFPYPPRWTLDTFGRLFANSLYQNAFGNSLVLGIGAATLSTLLAAAATLGLIRNPGRRTRLYLALFVAPLFVAEVLIGISSLIFNGLFLEIQGNLVSAVLANAVHCFSYALLIIATQLYRYDWRLDDAAMVFGASPMRTFFEVTLPLIWPGLLGAFIVTFIMAFNNLEISFYLLGATPTLPSVAWGALRYGVKPELYALATAVNLVVVLGLMVMFVLMLTGKVTFGHRPERERAV, via the coding sequence ATGCGCCGCACGCTCATCCGCTTCATCGCCAAATACAGCCTGCTGCTGACGCTGGCGATCTCGTATCTGTTCCTCTATCTGCCGATCGTCCATATCGGCCTTGCGGCGTTCTCGAAGAACTTCAACTTCCCCTATCCACCGCGCTGGACGCTCGACACGTTCGGCCGGCTGTTCGCCAATTCGCTCTACCAGAACGCCTTCGGCAACAGCCTGGTGCTCGGCATCGGCGCGGCGACGCTGTCCACGCTGCTGGCTGCGGCTGCGACGCTGGGTCTGATCCGCAATCCCGGCCGGCGCACCCGGCTCTATCTCGCACTGTTCGTCGCCCCGTTGTTCGTCGCCGAGGTGCTGATCGGCATCTCCTCGCTGATTTTCAACGGGCTGTTCCTGGAGATACAGGGCAACCTGGTCTCGGCGGTGCTGGCGAACGCGGTGCATTGCTTCAGCTATGCCCTGCTTATCATCGCCACCCAGCTCTACCGCTATGACTGGCGTCTGGACGATGCCGCCATGGTGTTCGGCGCCTCGCCCATGCGCACCTTCTTCGAGGTGACGTTACCCTTGATCTGGCCGGGCCTGCTGGGAGCCTTCATCGTCACCTTCATCATGGCGTTCAACAATCTGGAGATCTCGTTCTATCTCCTCGGCGCCACGCCGACTTTGCCGTCGGTCGCCTGGGGCGCGCTGCGCTACGGCGTGAAGCCGGAGCTCTACGCGCTCGCGACCGCGGTGAACCTCGTGGTGGTGCTCGGGCTCATGGTGATGTTCGTGCTGATGCTGACCGGCAAGGTCACGTTCGGCCATCGGCCCGAGCGCGAGCGGGCGGTCTAG
- a CDS encoding translocation/assembly module TamB domain-containing protein — MGIAGRIGKWFGRALLGILALLVVVFLAIQTPPGKAMLASIGSSLASSEGMRIEISGIGGFIPSDMSVDSVRLSDADGPFAEVQGIRLSWSPLALLTGTLNIEDAGAVLVAVMRKPQLPPAAEAPKSEGSGGSFMLPVRIGRFALDEVDIAEPVLGHEAVLSLTASAELLALERGLSADFDLQRKDSPGSVTGKLHYAPETGGLDVDVTAQEPAGGLVARAAGMDGLPALLATLKGSGPLDAFDAHLDVSAGNAARISGAAGVRAIENGRRITFAIDADVAKLLPAKIAPLFEGRTELAGTATVDAETKVGIETLTARASGFGAGAKGSFDTQAMSADLAFGVNVGEAARFSALAPGVTWASLAIEGTVKGAVAAPSVAAKITGQGLKGAGYGAGSLVVNATTVPDSVQNLALNVTGKAQGLTAGDPKVASALGQSATFTITGAKPATGPVTLTALTAELSALTARFAGNANPDNIAGTLHLEKLDLAALSPLAGRPLGGTAAFDVTVDASGDFSHAKLDIKGGTQGISTGIGAVDGLFGKATTLAGALARDGESAIRIDGLNLAADGLTVTANGTLSKTTADLKAKLALSDLAKIDPKVSGALSGDAAFSGSLDDLGLKARLSIPSGTAMKQPIEKLSLDLVASDITGKPAASFKLDGKIAGKPATGSGAFATLAEGAKQLKGLALAIGSVTAKGDIALNANSIATGKLTIAAGNLGDLSALALTQMAGKLNADMSLDAVQGKQRVVVKADADKVLAAGQVVDSARIDATVIDPAGIPMLDGNVQLSGVKAGGVDIPKATLNADGGTSGTALKLDATVNGATIAAAGQLSQQGKDMLFRLDRLNVARGTASLATSAPANFTVSGSTVTIDKLTLATKGGGATVSGRAGETLDLDVDLRALPLSLADLAAPGLGLAGTLSGSAKISGPAKAPAGNYNLAIAKVSTPDLAKNGVGPLDIKAEGQLSGGRVDTRASISGPFISGVTITGSAPISAGELDLAIKGALDLAVANPLLATSGSRVGGNATIDATVKGTPAAPRAGGTVRLSGARFDDSVNGISLSNIEGLVTGTERSVTLTSLSAKTPNGGGLTARGNVALDPAAGFPGKIDVDLTNAGLVNSELMRFVGEGKLAVEGAFANNPRLTGRLTVKNLDVNIPDKLPGGGDALNVRHVNGSAPGTAARGGKPQAPAARAAPKPDAGMPLDLVVSAPNNVFVRGMGLEAELGGDIKVSGTSGSPVTNGGFEMKRGNFDVLGKRLNFTRGKITFTGTTDPELDFVAETTANDITAQILVTGPASKPDITFTSTPTLPQDEVLARLMFGRSAGSLTAGQAVQVAQTIAQFSGGGPGVMDKMRRSLGVDSLDVGTNAAGTGGQVGIGKRLNDKMYLGVKQGTTPNSSQVTVDVDITKNIRLQGATGADGSAEVGVGAQWDY, encoded by the coding sequence ATGGGCATAGCGGGGCGCATCGGCAAATGGTTTGGGCGGGCGCTGCTCGGCATCCTCGCGCTGCTGGTCGTCGTGTTCCTCGCCATCCAGACCCCGCCGGGCAAGGCGATGCTGGCCTCCATCGGCTCCTCGCTCGCCTCAAGCGAGGGCATGCGGATCGAGATCTCCGGCATTGGCGGCTTCATCCCCTCCGACATGAGCGTGGACAGCGTGCGGCTGTCCGATGCCGATGGCCCGTTCGCTGAAGTTCAGGGCATCCGCCTCAGCTGGAGCCCGTTGGCGCTGCTGACCGGCACGCTCAATATCGAGGATGCCGGCGCCGTCCTTGTTGCGGTGATGCGCAAGCCGCAATTGCCGCCCGCCGCCGAGGCGCCGAAGAGCGAAGGCAGCGGCGGCAGCTTCATGCTGCCGGTGCGGATCGGCCGCTTCGCACTCGACGAGGTCGATATCGCCGAGCCGGTGCTGGGCCATGAGGCGGTGCTGTCGCTCACGGCTTCCGCCGAATTGCTGGCGCTGGAGCGCGGCCTCTCCGCCGATTTCGACCTGCAGCGCAAGGATTCGCCCGGCAGCGTCACCGGCAAGCTGCATTATGCTCCGGAGACCGGCGGCCTCGATGTCGACGTCACCGCGCAGGAACCGGCCGGCGGGCTGGTGGCGCGGGCCGCCGGCATGGACGGCCTGCCGGCGCTGCTGGCAACGCTGAAGGGCAGCGGCCCGCTCGACGCCTTCGACGCCCATCTCGATGTCTCCGCCGGAAATGCCGCTCGCATCAGCGGCGCCGCCGGCGTGCGTGCCATCGAGAATGGCCGCCGCATCACCTTCGCCATCGATGCCGACGTGGCGAAGCTGCTGCCGGCCAAGATCGCGCCGCTCTTCGAGGGGCGCACCGAACTCGCCGGGACCGCGACGGTGGATGCGGAAACAAAGGTCGGTATCGAGACGCTGACCGCCCGCGCGTCCGGCTTTGGCGCCGGCGCCAAGGGTTCGTTCGACACGCAGGCGATGAGCGCCGATCTCGCCTTCGGCGTGAATGTCGGCGAAGCGGCGCGCTTCTCGGCGCTGGCGCCGGGCGTCACATGGGCCTCGCTGGCGATTGAAGGCACCGTGAAGGGCGCGGTGGCCGCCCCAAGCGTGGCGGCGAAAATCACCGGCCAGGGCCTGAAGGGCGCTGGCTATGGCGCCGGCTCACTGGTGGTGAACGCCACCACCGTTCCCGACAGCGTGCAGAACCTCGCACTCAATGTGACCGGCAAGGCGCAGGGGCTCACCGCGGGCGATCCGAAGGTCGCGAGCGCCCTCGGGCAGAGTGCGACCTTCACCATCACCGGCGCCAAGCCCGCCACCGGGCCAGTCACGCTCACCGCCCTGACCGCCGAGCTTTCCGCACTGACCGCGCGCTTTGCCGGCAATGCCAATCCGGACAACATCGCCGGCACGCTGCACCTCGAAAAGCTCGATCTCGCCGCGCTGAGCCCGCTCGCCGGCCGGCCGCTCGGCGGCACCGCGGCGTTCGACGTCACGGTCGATGCCAGCGGCGACTTCTCCCACGCCAAGCTCGATATCAAAGGCGGCACGCAGGGGATTTCGACCGGTATCGGCGCGGTGGACGGACTATTCGGCAAAGCGACGACACTCGCCGGTGCGCTCGCCCGCGACGGCGAGAGCGCGATCCGGATCGATGGGTTGAACCTTGCCGCCGACGGCCTCACCGTGACGGCGAACGGCACACTTTCGAAGACCACGGCCGACCTCAAGGCCAAGCTGGCGCTCTCCGATCTCGCGAAGATCGATCCGAAGGTGTCCGGCGCGCTGAGCGGCGATGCCGCCTTCTCCGGCAGCCTTGACGATCTCGGCCTCAAGGCGCGGCTCTCGATTCCCTCGGGAACGGCGATGAAGCAGCCGATCGAAAAGCTCAGCCTTGACCTCGTCGCCAGCGACATCACCGGCAAGCCGGCCGCGTCCTTCAAGTTGGACGGCAAGATCGCCGGCAAGCCGGCCACCGGCTCCGGCGCCTTCGCGACGCTGGCGGAAGGGGCAAAGCAGCTCAAGGGGCTGGCGCTCGCCATCGGCTCGGTCACCGCCAAGGGCGACATCGCCCTCAATGCCAACAGCATCGCAACCGGCAAGCTGACCATCGCCGCCGGCAACCTCGGCGATCTCTCGGCGCTGGCGCTTACCCAGATGGCCGGCAAGCTGAATGCTGACATGAGTCTCGACGCCGTCCAGGGCAAGCAGCGCGTGGTGGTCAAGGCCGACGCCGACAAGGTGCTGGCGGCGGGGCAGGTGGTCGACAGCGCGCGCATCGACGCCACGGTGATCGATCCAGCGGGCATCCCGATGCTGGACGGCAATGTGCAGCTCTCCGGCGTGAAGGCCGGCGGCGTCGATATCCCGAAGGCGACGCTGAATGCCGATGGCGGCACGTCCGGCACCGCGCTCAAGCTCGATGCCACGGTGAACGGCGCGACCATCGCCGCTGCCGGCCAGCTCAGCCAGCAGGGCAAGGACATGCTGTTCCGCCTCGACCGGCTGAACGTGGCGCGCGGCACGGCGAGCCTCGCCACCTCGGCGCCGGCGAACTTCACCGTGTCCGGCAGCACGGTGACTATCGACAAGCTGACGCTGGCGACCAAGGGCGGCGGCGCCACCGTCTCCGGTCGCGCCGGCGAGACGCTCGATCTCGATGTCGATCTGCGCGCCCTGCCGCTGTCGCTGGCCGATCTGGCGGCGCCAGGCCTCGGGCTTGCCGGCACGCTCAGCGGCTCGGCAAAGATATCCGGCCCGGCCAAGGCGCCGGCCGGCAATTACAATCTCGCGATCGCCAAGGTCTCGACCCCGGACCTCGCCAAGAACGGTGTCGGCCCGCTCGACATCAAGGCCGAGGGCCAACTCTCCGGCGGGCGGGTCGACACCCGCGCAAGCATATCCGGGCCATTCATCTCCGGCGTCACCATCACCGGCTCGGCGCCGATCAGCGCCGGCGAGCTCGACCTTGCCATCAAGGGCGCGCTCGATCTTGCCGTCGCCAACCCGCTGCTCGCGACCTCCGGCTCCCGGGTCGGCGGCAATGCCACCATCGATGCCACGGTGAAGGGCACGCCGGCCGCGCCGCGCGCCGGCGGCACGGTGCGCCTCAGCGGTGCCCGCTTCGACGACAGCGTGAACGGCATCAGCCTCAGCAATATCGAAGGCTTGGTCACCGGCACCGAGCGCTCGGTGACGCTCACCTCACTCTCGGCCAAGACCCCGAACGGCGGCGGGCTCACCGCCCGCGGCAATGTCGCGCTCGATCCGGCGGCGGGCTTTCCCGGCAAGATCGACGTCGATCTCACCAATGCCGGCCTCGTCAATAGCGAGCTGATGCGCTTCGTCGGCGAGGGCAAGCTCGCGGTGGAGGGCGCCTTCGCCAATAATCCGCGTCTCACCGGGCGGCTGACCGTCAAGAACCTCGACGTCAATATTCCCGACAAGCTGCCGGGCGGCGGCGATGCCTTGAATGTGCGTCACGTCAATGGCAGCGCCCCCGGCACTGCGGCCCGCGGCGGCAAGCCTCAGGCGCCGGCCGCGCGCGCCGCGCCGAAGCCCGATGCCGGCATGCCGCTCGACCTCGTGGTCTCGGCGCCGAACAATGTCTTCGTGCGCGGCATGGGGCTGGAGGCCGAGCTTGGCGGCGACATCAAGGTCTCCGGCACCAGCGGCTCGCCGGTGACGAATGGCGGCTTCGAGATGAAGCGCGGCAATTTCGACGTCCTCGGCAAGCGGCTGAACTTCACCCGCGGCAAGATCACCTTCACCGGCACCACCGATCCCGAGCTCGACTTCGTCGCCGAGACCACGGCGAACGACATCACCGCGCAGATCCTGGTGACCGGGCCGGCCTCGAAGCCGGACATCACCTTCACCTCGACGCCGACCCTGCCGCAGGACGAGGTGCTGGCACGCCTGATGTTCGGCCGCTCCGCCGGCTCGCTCACGGCCGGGCAGGCGGTGCAGGTGGCGCAGACCATCGCGCAATTCTCCGGCGGCGGCCCGGGCGTGATGGACAAGATGCGCCGCTCGCTCGGCGTCGACAGCCTCGATGTCGGCACCAACGCTGCCGGCACCGGCGGCCAGGTCGGCATCGGC
- a CDS encoding PLP-dependent aminotransferase family protein encodes MLLLDALALNLERRPDAPLYRQIYDGLAAGIIGGAIKPGERLPSTRDLAQALGVSRNTIMLAFEQLTAEGYLEGLSGSGTYVSREPPAELVEKEAPRINPAIRAAGSLERAFDIGGGLANVPATLRYMRRPVPFRSNFPALDAFPVHLWAKLAADLYRRLDADTANHLMGEGDPQGYGPLREAIAEHVALGRGIACTAANVIIFAGAQQAVDLACRLLLMPGDEVVCEDPGYDGVYASVIATGGVPVPVPVDEEGLDIAMAERKTPGARLAYVSPSKQFPLGMALSLERRHQLVDWANRTNSWILEDDYDSEFRYSGRPLPSLYGIDRGARVIYLGTFSKTLFPALRLGFAIVPTTLIEAFVSARTVVGRYSPILEQVLVARFMTEGHFASHVRKMRKLYSQRQAHLLCAVEGRLGEWLTVTPTDTGMEVIARLAPGLSGRALSKAAAERGLEVMPISSLARETDVDDRVTLGFSAFTTEQIDEGIGRLRSVLMAMRA; translated from the coding sequence GTGCTGCTGCTCGACGCGCTGGCTCTCAACCTCGAACGTCGGCCGGACGCCCCGCTCTACCGGCAGATCTATGATGGTCTCGCCGCCGGCATCATTGGCGGCGCGATCAAGCCGGGCGAGCGGCTGCCCTCGACCCGCGACCTCGCGCAGGCGCTCGGCGTCTCGCGCAACACCATCATGCTGGCCTTCGAGCAACTCACCGCCGAGGGCTATCTTGAGGGCCTGTCCGGCTCAGGCACCTATGTCTCGCGCGAGCCGCCGGCCGAGCTGGTCGAGAAGGAAGCGCCGCGCATCAATCCGGCGATCCGCGCCGCCGGTAGTCTGGAGCGCGCCTTCGACATTGGCGGCGGCCTCGCCAATGTGCCGGCGACGCTGCGCTATATGCGCCGGCCGGTGCCGTTCCGCTCGAACTTCCCGGCGCTCGATGCCTTCCCGGTGCATCTGTGGGCCAAGCTCGCCGCCGATCTCTATCGCCGGCTCGATGCCGACACCGCCAATCATCTGATGGGGGAGGGCGATCCGCAGGGCTACGGCCCGCTGCGCGAAGCCATTGCCGAGCATGTCGCGCTCGGCCGCGGTATCGCCTGCACCGCGGCCAACGTCATCATCTTCGCCGGCGCGCAGCAGGCGGTGGACCTTGCCTGCCGCCTGCTGCTGATGCCGGGCGACGAGGTGGTGTGCGAGGACCCCGGCTATGACGGCGTCTACGCCTCGGTGATCGCGACCGGTGGCGTGCCGGTGCCGGTGCCGGTCGACGAGGAGGGGCTCGATATCGCCATGGCCGAGCGCAAGACGCCGGGCGCGCGCCTGGCCTATGTCTCGCCTTCCAAGCAGTTCCCGCTCGGCATGGCGCTGTCGCTGGAGCGTCGCCATCAGCTGGTCGACTGGGCCAACCGGACCAATAGCTGGATCCTCGAGGACGATTACGACAGCGAGTTCCGCTATTCCGGCCGGCCGCTGCCCTCGCTCTACGGCATCGATCGCGGCGCGCGGGTGATCTATCTCGGCACCTTCAGCAAGACGCTGTTCCCGGCGCTCCGGCTCGGCTTCGCCATCGTGCCGACCACGCTGATCGAGGCGTTCGTCTCGGCGCGCACCGTGGTCGGGCGTTATTCGCCGATCCTCGAACAGGTGCTGGTCGCCCGCTTCATGACCGAGGGCCACTTCGCCAGCCATGTGCGCAAGATGCGCAAGCTCTATTCGCAGCGCCAGGCGCATCTGCTCTGTGCGGTGGAGGGGCGGCTGGGCGAATGGCTTACCGTGACGCCGACCGACACCGGCATGGAGGTGATCGCCCGCCTAGCACCGGGCCTGAGCGGGCGGGCGCTCTCCAAGGCGGCGGCCGAGCGCGGGCTGGAGGTCATGCCGATCTCCTCGCTGGCGCGCGAGACCGATGTCGACGACCGGGTGACGCTCGGCTTCAGCGCCTTCACGACGGAGCAGATCGACGAGGGGATCGGGCGGCTGCGCTCGGTGCTGATGGCGATGAGGGCGTGA
- a CDS encoding autotransporter assembly complex family protein — MPYTVTIEVKGGDSSVKSAVTDASNLESLKDRAPSGAAGLIRRALSDYERITAALYSQGYYGGNIRMAIAGNAPDAPNIFDIVEAARKRGPVPVRVDVDPGPAFTFGDVRILDARARRPIPDGPSLRKLGLEPGQPALADNVVRAEAILVDFWRDQGHPFARIADKDVVADHAAKKLNVTLLVEPGPVATFGRFTVSGADFLTPGFIEDRIEIPPGTPYSPERLTRLRKRLLGYQAIASVRIREGEQLDREGRVPVYIEVTPREQRYIGFAAKYSSTDGSSLNGFWGHRNLFGGGETLRLDATVSWFGQKPEAVPDADPFGYKLAASFVKPGIYTAQDDLIANAAILREVTNAYVREGVTALVGIRHRFDDTLSVQVGLDFEQAQVEDTTGTRDDFVAGVPIDIAYDTTDNALDPTQGIRAAATVEPFAYLGQSGAGPVMMKGTFATYRALDEDKRYILAGRVSAGSIFGASLFDVPPQRRFYAGGGGSVRGYDYQAASPRDANGDIIGGLSYFEASAELRIKITDTIGVVPFFDMGSAFSSEIPDFDSLKYSAGIGLRYYTAIGPLRVDFAVPLNPGPDDGSYGVYVSLGQAF, encoded by the coding sequence GTGCCCTATACCGTGACGATCGAAGTGAAGGGCGGCGACAGCTCGGTGAAGAGCGCCGTGACCGACGCTTCGAACCTCGAATCGCTTAAGGATCGCGCGCCCTCCGGCGCCGCCGGGCTGATCCGCCGCGCGCTCTCGGATTATGAGCGCATCACCGCTGCGCTCTATTCCCAGGGCTATTACGGCGGCAATATCCGCATGGCCATTGCCGGCAATGCACCGGATGCGCCCAACATTTTCGACATCGTCGAGGCGGCGCGCAAGCGCGGCCCGGTGCCGGTGCGGGTCGATGTCGATCCCGGCCCCGCCTTCACCTTCGGCGACGTCCGCATCCTCGATGCCCGCGCCCGCCGTCCGATCCCGGACGGGCCGAGCCTGCGCAAGCTGGGCTTGGAACCCGGCCAGCCGGCGCTGGCCGACAATGTGGTGCGCGCCGAGGCGATCCTGGTCGATTTCTGGCGCGACCAGGGCCACCCCTTCGCGCGCATCGCCGACAAGGACGTCGTCGCCGACCACGCCGCGAAGAAGCTCAATGTCACGCTGCTGGTCGAGCCGGGTCCGGTCGCCACCTTCGGCCGTTTCACCGTCTCCGGCGCCGACTTCCTCACGCCGGGCTTCATCGAGGACCGCATCGAGATCCCGCCGGGCACGCCCTATTCGCCCGAGAGGCTCACCCGGCTGCGCAAACGCCTGCTCGGCTACCAGGCCATTGCCAGCGTGCGCATCCGCGAGGGCGAGCAGCTCGACCGCGAGGGCAGGGTGCCGGTCTATATCGAGGTGACGCCGCGCGAGCAGCGCTATATCGGCTTCGCTGCGAAATATTCCAGCACCGACGGCTCCTCGCTGAACGGCTTCTGGGGCCACCGCAATTTGTTCGGCGGCGGCGAGACGCTGCGCCTCGATGCCACCGTCTCCTGGTTCGGCCAGAAGCCCGAGGCGGTGCCGGACGCAGATCCGTTCGGCTACAAGCTCGCCGCCAGCTTCGTGAAGCCCGGCATCTATACGGCGCAGGACGATCTCATCGCCAATGCCGCCATCCTGCGTGAAGTCACCAATGCCTATGTGCGCGAAGGCGTGACCGCGCTGGTCGGCATCCGCCACCGCTTCGACGACACGCTCTCGGTGCAGGTCGGGCTCGATTTCGAGCAGGCGCAGGTCGAGGACACCACCGGCACGCGCGACGATTTCGTCGCCGGCGTGCCGATCGATATTGCCTACGACACCACCGACAACGCGCTCGACCCGACGCAGGGCATACGAGCCGCGGCGACCGTGGAGCCCTTCGCCTATCTCGGCCAGAGCGGGGCCGGGCCGGTGATGATGAAGGGCACGTTCGCCACCTATCGCGCGCTCGACGAGGACAAGCGCTATATCCTCGCTGGCCGCGTGAGTGCCGGCAGCATATTCGGCGCCAGTCTCTTTGACGTGCCGCCGCAGCGGCGCTTCTATGCCGGCGGCGGCGGCTCGGTGCGCGGCTATGATTATCAGGCGGCCAGCCCGCGCGATGCCAATGGCGACATCATCGGCGGCCTCTCCTATTTCGAGGCCTCAGCCGAGCTGCGCATCAAGATCACCGACACCATCGGCGTGGTGCCGTTCTTCGACATGGGCTCGGCCTTCTCGTCCGAGATTCCCGACTTCGACAGCCTGAAATATTCGGCCGGCATCGGGCTGCGCTACTACACCGCCATCGGGCCGCTGCGTGTCGATTTCGCAGTGCCGCTCAATCCCGGACCCGATGACGGCTCTTACGGGGTCTATGTCAGCCTGGGGCAGGCATTCTGA
- a CDS encoding ABC transporter permease has product MRGRLAGSILLGVPALFLAALFVLPLLSMVVLSFWRTENYHIIQDWNLGNYWTLATGGAYVTFLIRSLVMALIVSAVSILIAWPVSYAIILYGGRYRLLFTLAFAVPFLTGEVLRVIALQGLLGPLGLINGVLMAMGAAPLRFIMYTNVASAIGLVYLYLPIVVTVIYLSLLNFDPRLIDAAKIFGASPLRAFIEVTWPLNLFGTLIGFALCFIPCLSATLAPRFLGGPNGTLYGMAMAQQFGESGTWALGAAMGVVLFIVSVAVIVAIGTRIDLRRTGFTGLGRS; this is encoded by the coding sequence ATGAGGGGACGGCTCGCAGGCTCGATCCTGCTCGGCGTGCCGGCGCTGTTTCTCGCAGCGCTGTTCGTGCTGCCGCTGCTGTCGATGGTGGTGCTCAGCTTCTGGCGCACCGAGAACTACCATATCATCCAGGACTGGAACCTCGGCAATTACTGGACGCTGGCGACCGGGGGCGCCTACGTCACCTTCCTCATCCGCTCGCTGGTGATGGCGCTTATCGTCTCCGCCGTGTCGATCCTGATCGCCTGGCCGGTGAGCTACGCCATCATCCTCTATGGCGGGCGGTATCGGCTGCTGTTCACGCTCGCCTTTGCGGTGCCGTTCCTAACCGGTGAGGTACTGCGCGTCATCGCGCTGCAAGGTTTGCTAGGCCCGCTCGGGCTGATCAATGGCGTCTTGATGGCGATGGGCGCGGCGCCGCTGCGCTTCATCATGTACACCAACGTCGCCAGCGCCATCGGCCTCGTCTATCTCTATCTGCCGATCGTGGTGACGGTGATCTATCTGTCGCTGCTGAACTTCGATCCGCGCCTGATCGACGCCGCCAAGATCTTCGGCGCCAGCCCGTTGCGCGCCTTCATCGAGGTGACCTGGCCGCTGAACCTGTTCGGCACGCTGATCGGCTTTGCGCTGTGCTTCATCCCGTGCCTGTCGGCGACACTGGCGCCACGCTTCCTCGGCGGACCGAACGGCACGCTCTACGGCATGGCGATGGCGCAGCAGTTCGGCGAATCCGGCACCTGGGCGCTCGGCGCCGCCATGGGCGTGGTGCTGTTCATCGTGTCCGTCGCCGTCATCGTCGCCATCGGTACGCGGATCGATCTGCGCCGCACCGGCTTCACCGGCCTCGGGAGGAGCTGA
- a CDS encoding ABC transporter ATP-binding protein, translated as MYISLDGVSRQYASIWAVDRVSMAIEKNEFVSLLGPSGSGKTTLLRIIAGLEKPTQGRVLIDGEDVTDLPPHKRGVAMVFQEFLLFPHRTVQENLAFPLRMMKLPQAEIDERIDWVVGILSLGGLEKRYPNQLSGGQQQRVALGRGLVGRPKALLLDEPLANLDRELRQEMEVEIRRHQIALGIPFIYVTHNQEEALSMSDRIAVVRNGRIEDFAPRTEIYDRPKTAFIAQFVGRSNRFEGTMGTGGKLTTKCGVAMELLAAAIPAGKPVSLFVKNEKMRLTTPGEAPPEGPNRIECTVKDVILRGAYADYILACGGRELHASRARSERTFSTGEAVVASFNPADIDAFDEAEEERP; from the coding sequence GTGTATATTTCCCTCGACGGGGTCTCTCGTCAGTACGCCAGCATCTGGGCGGTCGACCGCGTCTCGATGGCCATCGAGAAGAACGAGTTCGTCTCGCTGCTCGGCCCGAGTGGCTCCGGCAAGACTACGTTGCTGCGCATCATCGCCGGGCTGGAAAAGCCGACCCAGGGCCGCGTGCTGATCGATGGCGAGGACGTCACCGATCTGCCGCCGCACAAGCGCGGCGTCGCCATGGTGTTCCAGGAGTTCCTGCTGTTCCCGCACCGCACCGTGCAGGAAAACCTCGCCTTTCCGCTGCGCATGATGAAGCTGCCGCAAGCGGAGATCGACGAGCGCATCGACTGGGTGGTCGGCATCCTGTCGCTGGGCGGGCTGGAGAAGCGCTACCCGAACCAGCTCTCCGGCGGCCAGCAGCAGCGCGTCGCGCTGGGGCGCGGCCTGGTCGGGCGGCCGAAGGCGCTGCTGCTCGATGAGCCGCTGGCCAATCTCGACCGCGAATTGCGCCAGGAGATGGAGGTGGAGATCCGCCGCCACCAGATCGCGCTCGGCATCCCCTTCATCTATGTCACGCACAATCAGGAAGAGGCGCTCTCGATGAGCGACCGCATCGCCGTCGTGCGCAACGGACGGATCGAGGATTTCGCGCCGCGCACCGAGATCTATGACCGGCCGAAGACCGCCTTCATCGCCCAGTTCGTCGGCCGCTCGAACCGCTTCGAGGGCACGATGGGCACTGGGGGCAAGCTCACCACGAAGTGTGGGGTGGCGATGGAGCTGCTGGCGGCCGCCATTCCCGCGGGCAAGCCGGTTTCGCTGTTCGTGAAGAACGAGAAGATGCGGCTCACGACGCCGGGCGAAGCGCCGCCCGAAGGGCCGAACCGCATCGAATGCACGGTGAAGGATGTCATCCTGCGCGGCGCTTACGCCGATTACATCCTCGCCTGCGGCGGGCGCGAGCTGCATGCCAGCCGGGCTCGCTCCGAACGCACCTTCTCGACCGGCGAGGCGGTGGTGGCGAGCTTCAATCCCGCCGACATCGATGCCTTCGACGAGGCCGAGGAGGAGCGGCCATGA